DNA sequence from the Anaerosporomusa subterranea genome:
AAATACCCAGAGGGCTCTGTGCTAGTTAGCTTTGGCGATACCAAGGTGATTTGTACCGCGACAGTGGAAGAAAAAGTACCACACTTTCTTAAGGGATCGGGTGAAGGCTGGGTAACTGCTGAATACTCTCTCCTGCCGCGTTCAACACAAAGCCGAAACCCACGTGAGGCCGCTAAAGGCAAGGTGACTGGGAGAACCCAGGAAATACAGCGGCTGATCGGTCGCTCTCTGCGCGGCGTATGCAATATGAAGGCTTTGGGCGAACGTACGATCCTGATCGACTGTGACGTTATCCAGGCAGACGGCGGCACCCGCACAGCTTCGATAACCGGCGCTTTCGTCGCTTTAGTGGATGCTGTATCGCGCTTTCATACTCTCGGACAGCCCTTTCCCGTTATCGACTTTCTCGCCGCTATCAGTGTTGGCGTGATCGACGATCATGTGCTGCTTGATCTCTGCTATGAAGAAGATTCGCGGGCAGGCGTTGACCTCAACTTAGTCATGACGGGCTCTGGACAGTATATCGAAGTCCAAGGCACTGGTGAGAAGTCTTCGTATTCCCGCCAACAGTTGGATGGGATGCTGGCGGCAGGAGAAACCGGTATTAACCAGTTGATTGAATATCAAAAAGAAGTGTTAGGTGAAACCGCATGGAAAATTGGCAGAGCAGATTAGACGGAATGTGCAAGCTAACTGTGGCTAGCAAAAATCGGGGCAAAATTGCAGAAATCAAGGCTGCATTTACAGGATTGCCGTTTTCGGTCATACCGGTAAGTGACTGCGGCGATTTTTCAGAACCGGAGGAAACCGGCGAAACCTTTGCCGCCAATGCCGAACTAAAGGCGCGTTATTACGCAGAGGCAACAAAAACGATTTGCTTGGCAGATGATTCAGGGCTTGAGGTGGATGCGCTAAACGGTGCGCCAGGAGTATACTCAGCCCGCTTTGCCGGTCCGGCGGCGACAGATGCTGACAACAATGCTAAACTGCTGAAGCTTTTGACCGGACTCGGTTCAGAACAGCGGACAGCTCGCTTTCGCTGTGTTCTCGTTTACTACGATCCACTAGGAGACCTGCTGACTGCAGAAGGGACCTGCGAAGGGATTATTTTAGAGACACCGCGTGGTGACGGCGGCTTTGGATATGACCCGCTGTTTTATATACCGGAGCTTGGCAAAACATTAGCTGAAATGACGCTAGCCGAGAAAAACGCGGTCAGCCATCGCGGCGCCGCGTTGCGGGACTTAGCTAAGGTGTTGAAGCAAAAACTATGAAAATTGGTGTCATCAGCGATACCCATGGCGACCGCCGTTCCATTGAGCGTGCAGTAGCCCGGGTAGGAACAACAGATTTCTGGCTGCATGCAGGCGATCATGGTCAGGACAGCCGGAGTTTGGTAGAGTTGACTGGATTGCCAGTTGTTTCAGTCACCGGTAACTGTGATGGACGTACTGAGGCGAAGCCTGATGAATTTCTCGAATTCGAAGGTTACCGAATTTGGTTGACCCACGGTCATCGTAATCATGTTCGGGAAGGACACGCTGATTTGCTGTTTTGGGCGAGAAAATATGAAGTACAGGCCGTGATTTACGGGCATACTCATATTCCGGAAGTTCATTGGGAGCAAGACCTGCTGATCTTCAACCCAGGCAGCGCCAGTCGCCCCCGCGGCGGCTTTCCGGCCAGTTGTGGCCTGCTCATTGTATCGTCACAGATAATTACTCCCCAGCTTATTGAATTATAGCTGCGTATTCCTTCGCCTGCTCAATGCCCTCTGCCGTTAACATTTTTCGCTTTTGTTTGTCTCCAAAGGACTAGTGTAGTATTTATATTTGTGAAATGATGCACGTTCTTAACATAATACTTGTGTTTTTGCGAAAAATGTGAAATAATTAGCATACGCATTTGCGTAATGTAGTATACTAATTAAATGATTGTGTCGTTAGACATGCAGAGGAGGGTGTTCATGACTATTTTAGAAAAGGCCATTTCTTTACGCAAGAAACATAAAGGAATGCTGGAGGTAGCAGCGAAGGCTACACTAGCTAACCGCGAAGATCTTAGTGTAATCTATACCCCTGGCGTCGCCGAACCCTGCAAGTTAATCAAACAAGACAAAGACCTTTCCTTTGATCTGACTTGCCGTGGCAATATGGTGGCTGTCGTAACCGATGGCACTCGCGTTTTAGGTTTAGGAGACATCGGCCCGGAAGCAGCTTTACCAGTTATGGAAGGCAAATCTGTGCTATTTAAGGTTTTTGGTGACGTTGATGCAGTACCAATTTGTCTGGACACCAAAGATCCAGCAAAAATTATCGAAACTGTTCGTCTGCTGCAGCCGACGTTTGCCGGCATTAACCTGGAAGACCTCTCTTCGCCAAAATGCTATGATATCGAAGACGAACTTAAAAAGATCATGGACATTCCGGTATTCCACGATGATCAGCATGGAACCGCCATCGCTGCAGTTTCTGCCTTGATTGGGGCACTGCGTTTTGTTAAAAAAGATATCAAGACTGCGAAAATCGTCGTCAACGGTGCCGGTGCGGCAGGCAGTGCCATTGGTCGTTTGATCGTTAGCGCCGGCGCCCAGAATTTAATTATGGTTGATGTTAACGGTGCGCTATATGATGGAATGCCAGGACTCAATCGTATCCAAGAACAACTAGCGAAAAACTCGAATAAGAATCAGCAAAAAGGCAACCTAGTTGAAATTGCTAAAGGCGCCGATGCCCTGCTTGGCGTATCAGGCCCCGGACTGTTTACCAAAGAGATCATTGCTTCGATGGGTAAGGATGCTATCGTTTTTGGCATGGCGAACCCTGTACCGGAGACTAACTATCAGGATGCCAAAGCCGCAGGCGCTAAAGTTGTCGGTACTGGCCGCTCCGACTCTCCAAATCAGGTAAATAATGTAACTGTTTTCCCAGGCGTGTTCCGCGGCGCAATCGATGTGCGAGCTAAGCAAATTAATGAAGAAATGAAGGTTGCTGCTACCTACGCCATCGCTGATTTGATTCGTCCGGAAGAATTACGTGAAGACTACATAGTTGTTGACGCATTTGATCCGCGTGTTGCCCCTGCGGTTGCCGCCGCTGTTGCCAAGGCAGCGATGGAAACCGGCGTCGCCCGCATCCAGGTTGATCCCGAGACCGTACGGGCCAACACTGCTGCCCGTATTAAACGTAACCAGGAACGTTAAAAAATATAGAGTCTGGTCTTGACATAACAGTCTGTTCTCAGCTATAATACTCTTTGTGGTTATACAAACGGGGCGTGGCTCAGCTTGGTAGAGCACCTGGCTTGGGACCAGGGGGTCGCAGGTTCAAATCCTGCCGCTCCGACCAATTTAATCACAAAGTTCGCGGGTGTAGCTTAATGGTAAAGTCCTAGCCTTCCAAGCTAGCTACGTGGGTTCGATTCCCATCACCCGCTCCAATTGTAACAAATCGGCACAGGGCATACGCTCTGTGCCGTTTATCCAATAAAATATATGCGCCTGTAGCTCAGAGGATAGAGCAACGGACTTCTAATCCGTTGGTCGTACGTTCGAATCGTACCAGGCGCGCCAGTAACTACGCGGCTCCCAAGGTTTTGGGAGCCTTTTATTATGTCAACTGTTGGCGGTTTTGTTGGCAATCAATTAAAAAATGTTGCCAATGACCACCAATAAAAGCAAAAGGACAGGTCTTGAGCCTGCCCTTTTTATCACTTCTTGACTTTTCTGCTGTGTTTTCTGAAGGGCTCCAATCGTGATGGTCGCTTCCTGCACAACATTCTGCAGGAGGTGATTGCAAATGCTCATCGTGATATTAGCTTAATCTAAAATATCACGATAAAAAAACAAGCCCGGATATCCGGGCTTAAGGAAACTATTTCTTAGGATTAGTTGACTTTGCAGGCGGGAACCCGTTAGGATAACTGATACAACTATATTGCGAGGGACCGCAACTGGTTGGCTTTTGTGTCTCCTGCTTTTCGGTAGTGGGGCGTTGTTTTGGCCCGCTATAATTTACAGAATACATATCAAACATCATCAGCACTCCCTTCTATGAATTAAATTTTTTATCATAATATTGCTTTCGTTGTATCCACTTAAAGCCTTCGTGCTTAGTGATAGCGGCGATGTCGGTATGTCCGCCGATTGAATCAGCTCCTGGACGATATTTTGCCCATTTTGATGCAGTTTCAACCAAGAAAGCGGCCAATTCTGCTGCATCTTGGATTGGCATGGGAGCCGTAATAAAACCCGCATCTAATTCTATTCCACATTGATTCATAATATCCTGTATTTTAGCGGGTGGAATTCCTGCATTAGCTAAAATGGTTGGTAGTTGTGTGCCAAACCCTTTCATCAGGCGGATTACCGGCTCTGGCTCGCCATCCCAGCATATTCCGGTAATGCCTTGGCCTTGCGCATTTATGGGACCATTACACTGACCTTGTGCAATATATATTCGCCAAACCTCTGGTAAAGATTGCCCTGTTGAATATCCTGCAATGTGAAACCCGAGGTATGGCCTGTCGGCCACTGGAGTTGTTTGAAATGCCTGGTTGTAATTCATATCAAAAATGAATTGCTTGAATTTTTCTGCTACATCTTGAATCGTATAATTAGTGGGATCTATGTTAAATTGATGGCCAGTACTCATGGCGTAATTTCTAAAATCTTTCACGAGAGTTCCTATTGATGCTTGCCCTATCCCGCCCAGTCCGGCTGTTTGGAGCCCAATAGGCAACCCTTTGGGGACATTAAATAGTTTATTGGCGTTATTGTAGATATAGGCTGCGTTGCCATTATGCGAAAACATTGTTGCTGCGCTGTCGGTAGCCATTACTACACCGTCGTTTACTTTGATTGAAATTGCGATGGTCATATAATCTTTCCCTTCATAGTATGACTAACATCGATAAAAGGTCCCTGCCTTAAATAACACCTTCCCCTATTCGATATATTCTGTAGGGATAATGGGGTATCTCTTTCAAAAGCGACATAACGGAAAGAAGATATTTAACCTATCTAAGACATTGCGCATCGTTGTGCGTGTTATTGAGCTGCAAATTCTCCATTTAATGCATAATTCGGTGGTAGGATGGAAACTCCTTCATGGTTATGGAAAATTTAACATACTAGTATTTTAACACTGTCAATTCTGTATATGTTGATTTTATATACAAAAAGGACAAGCACTATTATGCCTGCCCTTTTTGTGTGTCTGTCTGCTGCTTTGCGGCCGTAATGAAAGTTTCCATCCTGTCGGCAATGTCGCGGTCTACACGCTTCAAAGCGTGGCTGTAAATATCGCTTGTTGTGCTAGGTTTGCTATGGCCTAGCCGCGAGGATACGCTTTTCAGGTTGACACCCTGGACAAGGGCAAAGGTCGCGCTCATATGCCTGAAAGCGTGTGGACTGATATGGGGTAATTTATTAGCAGTGGTGAACTTCGTTAACCAATTATTGAAGGTATCAGGGTGCATGACTTCGCCGTTCCAAGCTGTGAATATGTGCTCAGTTTTTCGCTCTTCTTCTTTGTCTATGGGTGCTGTGCCTTCTTCTTGTTTAAGTGATGGCCGCCATTTATTAGCTAGCTTAAGCTGTCTTGCAGCTTGCTGTGCTTTGTGCTGCTTAAGTAAGTCCATGACCGAACCAGGGACAGCTATTATTCGCTTTGACGTTTCTGTCTTAGGCTTTTTGAGGGAAAGACCTTGACCAGTCGTAGAAAAAATCAAGACCGTCACAGACACCGTCATCCAGTACGTGCCGAAAGAAATTTATATCCAAGCCAATGGTACAAAGGCCACCGAGAAAACCGACGTACAGACAGAAATAAAACAGCCGACCGTCAATGTTAAGGTGAACGGTCAGCCGTATGAGTTCGGATTGTTGCAGGGTGAGACGCAGAAGTTTGAGCAAGGGAAGGTAAGTCTTAGTCAGTCATCTGAAATCGGCATCAACCTTGAAATCAAGCCGCAGATCATCGACCGGACAAAAACGGGCGGCATTGAATTGTTTTTTGGTAAGTATTCAGGCATAACCATCCAGCACAAACAGATCGGTGTTGATGCCGGCGTGGACCGGCACGGGGATCAGGATTATAGGCTGCGGTGGAAGGCTATTCAATGGTAATTCTATAGTTTTCTTCCTGGTTTTGCCCGGAGGGAAAACTTCCGGGGCATCTTTTATTTTTATACCTATCCTTTTTACTAGTTGAGTGTACGAATATAAAATGAGAGGGAGAATGATAATTATTTTGATACTTTTGCGGCAATGCCTTTTTCATCAAATTCCACTTCAGTTCCGGCTTCAAAGGCCTTTGTTTCTATTTCAAAATTGCCTATTAAAAAAGTCCGTAATGAACGCAGTTTGGTGTCCTTGTTTAATGTACCCTTGATGACTTCGCCTTTCTCGTTTAGCAACACGGGCTTTCCAGCCATAAATTCAATAAATCCGGAATAAGCCGTGATATCTGTAATGTTTTCGGTTAATATTTGTGACCACCCTACAGGGCGAAAATAGGAATTATCAGCTAATGTACAACGCGCCGGTATCCCGTTTTGATGAAAGCTTATTTCGCCGCCAGATACTCCTATATGATTCGTTGCATTCAGCACAATGTTGTGATCCGATCCGTTTAATGTTCCGTTAATGGCTTCTCCTCTATCGTTGAAGATAACTTTTGTGCCGCCCTTAAATGGAAGAAGCCTGTTTTTCGGCATTGGATCTACATATGTAGGCATAAAAAGAATTGGAGGAGGTGCGTAGCTCATGGCAGTTGGTTTGACAACATTCTGTGTTGTGCCAGTTTCGTATGGTAAATTTACGTCATCGGCTAATGTGCCTTCAAGTACTTCTCCATACATATTGAGCGTAACAACAGTTCCTTTTTTGAATTTTGGTATTTCAGACCAAGTAGCCACTATAAATCCAGGCGGCATTATTTTTGTATCATTGTCCAATTTCTTTGTAAATTGAGAAGCAGTAGCACTTGGGTTGCCGGATAAGAACAAAAAAGCAATAAGTATTACGCCGCTCAAAAACTTTCTTAAACAATATCTCACCATGTTTGCCTCCTCTGTTTTATGAATATTTTACTATATTTTACCATCGGATGTTTCACGAGTCAAAAGTATATTTGAGGTTTGGTTTGCCGTATCCTTCGGGGTACGGCTTTTTTGTTTTGCATCGTGG
Encoded proteins:
- a CDS encoding metallophosphoesterase family protein, translated to MKIGVISDTHGDRRSIERAVARVGTTDFWLHAGDHGQDSRSLVELTGLPVVSVTGNCDGRTEAKPDEFLEFEGYRIWLTHGHRNHVREGHADLLFWARKYEVQAVIYGHTHIPEVHWEQDLLIFNPGSASRPRGGFPASCGLLIVSSQIITPQLIEL
- a CDS encoding NADP-dependent malic enzyme — translated: MTILEKAISLRKKHKGMLEVAAKATLANREDLSVIYTPGVAEPCKLIKQDKDLSFDLTCRGNMVAVVTDGTRVLGLGDIGPEAALPVMEGKSVLFKVFGDVDAVPICLDTKDPAKIIETVRLLQPTFAGINLEDLSSPKCYDIEDELKKIMDIPVFHDDQHGTAIAAVSALIGALRFVKKDIKTAKIVVNGAGAAGSAIGRLIVSAGAQNLIMVDVNGALYDGMPGLNRIQEQLAKNSNKNQQKGNLVEIAKGADALLGVSGPGLFTKEIIASMGKDAIVFGMANPVPETNYQDAKAAGAKVVGTGRSDSPNQVNNVTVFPGVFRGAIDVRAKQINEEMKVAATYAIADLIRPEELREDYIVVDAFDPRVAPAVAAAVAKAAMETGVARIQVDPETVRANTAARIKRNQER
- a CDS encoding tyrosine-type recombinase/integrase, translating into MTVLIFSTTGQGLSLKKPKTETSKRIIAVPGSVMDLLKQHKAQQAARQLKLANKWRPSLKQEEGTAPIDKEEERKTEHIFTAWNGEVMHPDTFNNWLTKFTTANKLPHISPHAFRHMSATFALVQGVNLKSVSSRLGHSKPSTTSDIYSHALKRVDRDIADRMETFITAAKQQTDTQKGQA
- the rph gene encoding ribonuclease PH; the protein is MARFDGRANDQMRTVSIQRNYLKYPEGSVLVSFGDTKVICTATVEEKVPHFLKGSGEGWVTAEYSLLPRSTQSRNPREAAKGKVTGRTQEIQRLIGRSLRGVCNMKALGERTILIDCDVIQADGGTRTASITGAFVALVDAVSRFHTLGQPFPVIDFLAAISVGVIDDHVLLDLCYEEDSRAGVDLNLVMTGSGQYIEVQGTGEKSSYSRQQLDGMLAAGETGINQLIEYQKEVLGETAWKIGRAD
- a CDS encoding XTP/dITP diphosphatase; its protein translation is MCKLTVASKNRGKIAEIKAAFTGLPFSVIPVSDCGDFSEPEETGETFAANAELKARYYAEATKTICLADDSGLEVDALNGAPGVYSARFAGPAATDADNNAKLLKLLTGLGSEQRTARFRCVLVYYDPLGDLLTAEGTCEGIILETPRGDGGFGYDPLFYIPELGKTLAEMTLAEKNAVSHRGAALRDLAKVLKQKL